CACAATTCAAAATCTCCTCACCTTCTTGAGCTCCACGGTGTGAGAGAAGTAGATGGTGGGAAGAGCGTTaggatcctcctcttcctcctcctcctcctcttcttcctcatggtgtgtgtgtgtgactccgtTGACccggctgctgtgtgtgtctaatgtcaTATGGTCTTCAGTGCTGCCATTAGTCTGCcccatgccctctctctccttctcctcctctgaggAAGATGAGGTGTCCTCCCCGTTTGTGTCAGTGCTGTCACACGTCCTGTCagagaaagaagacagagagagtttcacaatcagaaaggtCTCAGCACGTCTGGTATGACTATCAGGGCAAAGTTGTGTATAGAGACGACATGTTTTGACTGGTTGCAGACAATTACAGTAGAGCTTTGTGAATGATCTTGTAAATCCACTTCAATCACTCATAAATTACTCAGAGAGGAGAGCCCAGACAATAAGACAGTACACCATCACATCTATCTTTGATGTTTTATTCATGCCTTAAAGGGGAGCGATTCACGTGTTTTGGGTGTAGCTGTACAGGCTTGTGCAGTCAGTGTTTTGAGATGTTAGATGAGTAGGGACTAAGAGACtaggagacagtgtgtgtgtgtgtgtgtgtgtgtgtgtgtgtgtgtgtgtgtgtgtgtgtgtgtgtgtgtgtgtggcctcttaCCGGTCGCGTTCATCCTGATGCTCCTCCTGAGTCTCGAGCGCGTCCAACCTAGCCCATAGCTCTTCTTCGGACAAAAAGCCCATACCGCTGTCTCCACCTtcgtcttctcctcctgctccacccccgttcttcagctcctcctcctcctccaggttcAACACGTGCTCGATCTTCGGCTTGGTGTGCGGCTTGTGGGCCACACGCTGCTTTCCTGGTGAAAGAAGACTGCGTGACCGAAAACTCATAACACATTACTGATATCTAGAGTTTACAACTTCCTGCTTTCCAGGCAAGCAAAGCCCACTGATAGTTGCCTTGAAAGAATAAGAAAGATCAGACAAAAAAGATCCCGACTGCGGTCCCGACTAggcctttcattctttcataaTAAACAAGCTTATTTCTGCATCAATGACAACATTTCATAGCCCACTTACAAAGTGCAAAGGGTCCTAAAGTAAAAGTCACATGTTGCATCATTCCAATATCTTGGGTTAGGATTATAATAATCTCAGTTACAGTTGAGCAGAGGGGTAAACTGTCACCTAGTCTTTAAGATTGACACCGGTGCCTGAAGTGTGTAGGTTGATCTCTGATTATGACATGTTGAAAGATTCTAAGAACACTGATCTCACTCTGCATTCTCACTCTATCAGCACTGATGTCTATCCTGATATGGTAGGCTTCCACCCTCCAGCCTGAACTTCAGTACTGAAGACATGGATTTACTTTGCTCTTGATCCATTTATTAACAATTGAACCCTTACATGTGGGGAAAGAACAACTGTATTGGCCTATACTGCAGTTCCTGCTAATATTATGACAACTGGATGTTGACCGCCTGAGCAACTCTGCATAGACGTGAAGCGATAAGCAACTGAGCAACTCTGCAAAACACATAAAGAGATGTTACCTTTGGTCAACGCTTCCTCATTCACCACCACCTCTCTGATGTCCACATAGTCCCCTTTACCCTGAACAAACACAATGAACCACAGTGAGCTCTGGCTCAATCTTAGCGTGTAGTTAGTGAGTATATGAAAGCAGCTGTGAATGTGTGATGGCACTGCCCATTTCCTTTCttccagacagagagacaatatCAAGGAACTGGATTAGTATGTACTCAACTGACTGAGATTACAGTCTCTGAATAATAATAGTAATCATGTTTCAAATTTGGATACACTTCAAGGgagttttgttttaattttgagAAGGAAACCTACCCCTGAGATCTTCTGCAGGTCATTTGTGAAGCTGGCTCTGTTTTCAAAGTTTTTCGCCGTTTTGTGCAAGTCATCAAGAGTGTGCTTCACATCTGTCACAGTAGGAAGACAAAAGAAACAGTCAGATTATGTGGTACACCTTGGTGGAGTAATATCTGTTCCCTATTTTTAATAAGTAACAAtgcaatacacacaacacagtccagACATTTGTGAATGGCAATCCTCTGAGTGTATACAAATTACAGTCCATTTCTAAACATGTCACATGGATGTGAACAGCCTACAGGTCAAAACCTCAACCTCAGTCATTGTTTCACTTTCATGCTAAGGgcacaaaaacaagcaaaacCGTGAAAGCAAACATACATTCTTACTATTATGGATTGTACTAATTGTGATTATACACATTCAGGTACTCCAGACAGAGGATTGATCTGATCTGAATATTACTCTGTGGGCAACAACATCAAATAGCTTTTTTTAATCCATAATACACTCAAATGATGTAACCAGTGCTAACCAGCTAACCAGTGGCCTAATCTCCAGAGCTCTATCCAAACATGTTTACCCATCACTACATGTAGTAGTAGACTACTAGCACAGATCTATTTTGAGGCAGCTGGTGTAGCCGGTGTTTGCTGTGCAAGTCTAGCCTATCTGACCCATACTGTAGCCTGCATACTAAGTATTCCAGAAGTATCTCATTTCAGAGATGTGTCTTGCTGGACATGTCACACTGCAGACCTTCCACGCACACCCTGCCCTTTGGCATTTCAGAGGCATTCTTATCACTACGTGAGAGCCTCTGAGGGCTGTAAACTGGTCAAAACAGCATCAAACACATGCTGAAGAAACTAGTAGAAACAGCACCCAACATACAAAGGGAAACTAGCAAAAACAGCCTCAAACACATACTGAACAGTTGGACAATAGTCTCCAAACAGATGACTGTAAACATTAACTCTTCTGAGTCCTTTCCAGtacatttcaaatgtttcaTTAAAGCAATACTTGCTGTATTTGACCAATCCTCCAGAACACACCCTTGGCCTGGTTCAATCTGAAGGTGAAGGTGCTATCTGCAGCTAAACCACAGCACACACGAGTCATGTGCAGACTGACACTCACGTTTCTTTCTGTGTTCCACTATGTTTTGAGCTTGCTTGGCAGAGCACTTGGCAAACCAGTTGTCACCCAACAGAACAGTCACCTCATTGGTGTGAACCAGCTTTCCTGGCATGCAGGCCAAAGGCCCAAACGGTAcctgtggagacagagggaatgTGAGGATGGGTAAAAACATTAAGACATGGAGACAGACAAAAGGACTTCCCATGTGTCCGTCTGTTGAGTAGTGCTGCTGAACATAGTGAGGCGAGGGAAGCCTTTAACTGTCTCTTAGTGGCTGCAGGGTGTGTAAACACAAAGGTATGTGGATGGCAGCTGACAGATGACAAAACGTATGCATGTAAAGAATAGCTCAGTGTTTATAACCCATGCTTTTGAGAACACATACCATGATGTCATAAGACAGCTGTTCAGGGAGGGTTTTGAGGCGCTCCTGAAGAGAATCGTAGTCATGCTCAACTTTTTGCCtaggagagagagcacattcgGTCATCCCATTGGCAGGTCCTCATAACAACACTCCACCCCCTTCTAATGAATGACTCCTTCTTTGACTGCTAATTTACTTAAAACACTAACTTAAGAAGCAGGTTTTCCAGAAAGATGGCCTCTGCAGGGCAAGGCGATAAGCCATTTGGTGTGACACTTACCAGTGTTCAATCTGGACCTCACAGCCTTTCACCACCTGTTGTGGAACAGTGACAGGTTATTTACTTACTGTGTACTTCCTGGGTTCAATGCttagggagaggagacagaatCGAAAGGCATTATCCAGTTGCATAAGTTGGCCTACATTATGGAAGTTTTCTTTGCGCTGTAGCTCTccaagaaaatgtttttctatAGTGAATTTGcatgaatgaaaacacaatATTTATAGAATGTCTATGGATAGATACATACACCGTTGTAAAGGTATATTAGTCTAAACTCTATATCGAAGATTTATGATACATTAGAAGCGTGCAAGTTAAAGGACCAGACTTGAAGGTTCTCCCTAGCATTTGCTTTCACTTTAGTTTTTTCCATTTCTGCTCTAACGTGCCACATATACAGAGTGAAATAACATAATTTTATTCAAGTGGTGGCCTTTAACTGAACTACTCGCATAGACCGTTCACAGGCCGACTCAAGCAGTAGTTTTTACTGATGCCAAGTCTCGTTTAGACTTACGCTAACGCAAAGCTAGATAGATACCAAAGACTGAAATTAAACTTCTTGTGGCAATTCCAACATCAACAGCGAGCAGCATGTGATGAGGAAGTTTCTAGAAACACAACCTTTCCAACTAAGTGTATTCCCTTAGCTCTGATTATAACCACATATAGCTAATATGCATATGTTGACTACAAACTAAACAATAGCATATCCAAAATGCGAACTTCAATGACATATTTTGCAGGCATGGCACGGGACGCGTGCAGCGTGGAAGGTTTCCGTTGGTTGCTACagagtagctagctagcgaatATTAGCAGTTCCAAGTTCGTTTGAGAAGGCAAGCTTGTTTTACCTTTTTATGTTCATCTCGAAGTCTGCCAACATCTAGCGCTAAATCGCTATTCCTTGTTATTCTTTCAGCCATCTTATTGTGCGTTGAACAAAATGAATTAGTTGCTGTTTATCTGAATCACAGACAACTCAAGGGTTGTGAGTCCTAAAGAAATGTTTATGAATGCAATGGAAGGTATTCCTTAACCCCAGCCACGTTGTATTCATCAATGATGCAGTAGTCTTCCAAGATCCCGAAAGTGAgaccatttcacacacacattttagtaTCCCGACACCTTTTCAGAAACTTCCACGGAATTAAATCCCCTTAGATGTTTAGCGTTGCCCCTGTCGCTGCGCCATATCCGTCTGTTTGCTCCTGGTGTACTCTGGGTAAATGAACTAAACCACAACAACGTTGAGAACACGTGATTCGTCTCCTGCCCCATAGACATTTATATGCCACACACTCCTGTATACCAAACCTCCATGGACCAAA
Above is a genomic segment from Clupea harengus chromosome 3, Ch_v2.0.2, whole genome shotgun sequence containing:
- the uri1 gene encoding unconventional prefoldin RPB5 interactor 1 — protein: MAERITRNSDLALDVGRLRDEHKKVVKGCEVQIEHWQKVEHDYDSLQERLKTLPEQLSYDIMVPFGPLACMPGKLVHTNEVTVLLGDNWFAKCSAKQAQNIVEHRKKHVKHTLDDLHKTAKNFENRASFTNDLQKISGGKGDYVDIREVVVNEEALTKGKQRVAHKPHTKPKIEHVLNLEEEEELKNGGGAGGEDEGGDSGMGFLSEEELWARLDALETQEEHQDERDRTCDSTDTNGEDTSSSSEEEKEREGMGQTNGSTEDHMTLDTHSSRVNGVTHTHHEEEEEEEEEEEDPNALPTIYFSHTVELKKVRINTGKNTMLKFSERKEQKEQAKKKKKNGKANGHSLHEHHKITTPADIYRLFVDVVNGELIPRKSILKSRSRENSVCSDTSESSAADFEERRSALGRTLSHDDATHSDTSDCVTEEDSPPGIPLHPGSRFEAFSGTVVEKDPLPSSMPHLTFAQPALPTILERKSEELCTETPQEPPKRVSKFKAARLQQK